A window of Peromyscus eremicus chromosome 7, PerEre_H2_v1, whole genome shotgun sequence contains these coding sequences:
- the LOC131914076 gene encoding olfactory receptor 7G3-like, which produces MKTGNFSESTEFHLMGLSDNQELKPVLFGVFLSMYLITILGNLLIILATVYDSNLHTPMYFFISNLSFIDICFTTTTIPKMLVNIQAQVSSISYTGCLTQICFVLTFAGLENGILVMMAYDRFVAICHPLRYTVIMNPKLCGMLVVLSFLISILDALLHTLMALRLSFCTKVDIPHYFCELAHILKLACSNILINNILVYLVTSLLGVLPLSGIIFSYTRIISSVLKIPSTAGKYKAFSICASHLIVVSLFYGTGFGVYMSSAGIHSSRKSAIASVMYTVVTPMMNPFIYSLRNKDMVEAFKKFISRITTSL; this is translated from the coding sequence ATGAAAACAGGAAACTTTTCAGAATCAACAGAATTCCATCTCATGGGACTCTCAGATAACCAAGAACTAAAGCCTGTCCTATTTGGAGTATTCCTGTCCATGTATCTGATCACAATACTTGGGAACCTTCTCATTATACTGGCTACTGTTTATGACTCCAATCTCCACACCCCTATGTACTTCTTCATTTCCAATCTGTCCTTCATCGACATCTGTTTCACCACGACCACCATTCCAAAGATGTTGGTGAACATACAGGCTCAGGTCAGCTCCATCAGTTATACTGGTTGCCTTACCCAAATCTGCTTTGTTCTGACTTTTGCTGGATTAGAAAATGGAATTCTGGTAATGATGGCCTATGACAGGTTTGTGGCTATCTGTCATCCACTGAGGTACACTGTCATCATGAACCCCAAACTTTGTGGAATGCTAGTTGTGTTGTCCTTCCTGATAAGTATCCTAGATGCTCTGCTGCACACTTTGATGGCACTGCGACTGTCATTCTGCACAAAGGTAGACATTCCTCACTATTTTTGTGAACTAGCTCATATTCTCAAGCTTGCATGCTCCAATATTCTTATCAATAACATTCTGGTGTATTTGGTGACAAGTCTGTTGGGTGTTCTTCCACTATCTGGTATAATTTTTTCTTATACTCGAATTATCTCCTCTGTCTTAAAAATTCCATCAACTGCTGGAAAATATAAAGCTTTCTCTATATGTGCATCACACTTAATAGTGGTTTCCTTGTTCTATGGGACAGGTTTTGGTGTGTATATGAGTTCTGCTGGCATTCATAGCTCTAGGAAGAGTGCAATAGCCTCAGTGATGTACACAGTGGTCACTCCCATGATGAATCCCTTTATATACAGCTTAAGGAATAAGGACATGGTTGAGGCATTCAAGAAATTCATCTCTAGAATAACAACTTCCCTTTGA